Proteins encoded by one window of Maliibacterium massiliense:
- a CDS encoding transporter substrate-binding domain-containing protein, with translation MKHPKRALITLICALALLAGCGQPARTSPPSTPTAQTSAARSMAQIRVSGSLRIAVCANIAPYAFAEDYMLDPPTKYVGCDIALGRHIAQQLGLSAEFHYKESVEEVLQALRQGACDMALGALGDRPERREAFLMSVPFERNIEMSLLTRRGEEGRYARLEDVDQPSVRIAVQATSIQNEMMTLCIPNAYRVFVAHLPQGAQKLKEGKADLLAVNRALAQRVLESAPELALSNVVVRVSDEKNYVLFPKGSEALAEQVNPIIAIVEASGQYALWQQEAQDLTAQWVIDAPPQPSNW, from the coding sequence ATGAAACACCCAAAGCGTGCGCTCATTACGCTGATATGCGCGCTGGCGCTGCTTGCCGGATGCGGGCAGCCTGCGCGGACATCACCCCCGTCCACGCCCACTGCGCAGACGAGCGCGGCGCGCAGCATGGCGCAAATTCGCGTCTCGGGCAGCCTGCGCATCGCGGTGTGCGCCAATATCGCGCCCTATGCATTTGCGGAGGATTACATGCTAGACCCGCCCACCAAATACGTGGGCTGCGATATCGCGCTGGGGCGCCATATTGCGCAGCAGTTGGGCCTTTCGGCGGAGTTTCATTACAAGGAAAGCGTCGAGGAGGTACTGCAGGCGCTGCGCCAGGGCGCGTGCGATATGGCGCTCGGGGCGCTGGGCGACCGGCCGGAGCGGCGCGAGGCGTTTCTCATGAGTGTGCCCTTTGAGCGCAACATCGAGATGTCGCTGCTGACGCGCAGGGGCGAGGAGGGACGCTACGCCCGTCTGGAGGATGTGGATCAGCCCTCGGTGCGCATCGCGGTGCAGGCCACCAGCATACAAAATGAGATGATGACGCTGTGCATACCCAATGCCTACCGGGTGTTTGTGGCTCATCTGCCCCAGGGCGCCCAAAAGCTAAAGGAGGGCAAGGCGGACTTGCTCGCCGTCAACCGCGCGCTTGCCCAGCGGGTGCTTGAAAGCGCGCCGGAGCTGGCGCTGAGCAATGTGGTTGTGCGCGTGAGCGATGAGAAGAACTACGTGCTCTTTCCCAAGGGGAGCGAGGCGCTGGCAGAGCAGGTCAATCCCATCATTGCCATTGTAGAGGCGAGCGGGCAATACGCCCTCTGGCAGCAGGAGGCGCAGGACCTCACCGCGCAGTGGGTCATTGACGCGCCCCCGCAGCCATCAAACTGGTAG
- a CDS encoding RNHCP domain-containing protein codes for MNRENKRKRYEKGYYRTHACNESFTCKVCGRPVVPEGAGSDHRNHCPNCLCSLHVDLVPGDRAAHCGGVMEPIAVWVRKNGDWAVIHRCRRCGALSSNGIAADDNPMKLLSIAMKPVALPPFPLEKVEEMTDLMAGDGKLKV; via the coding sequence GTGAATCGAGAAAACAAAAGAAAACGCTACGAAAAAGGCTATTACAGAACGCACGCGTGCAACGAAAGCTTTACCTGCAAGGTGTGCGGCAGACCCGTGGTGCCGGAAGGCGCCGGGAGTGACCACCGCAACCACTGCCCCAACTGCCTGTGCAGTTTGCACGTGGATTTAGTGCCTGGCGACCGCGCGGCCCACTGCGGGGGCGTTATGGAGCCGATTGCCGTATGGGTGCGCAAAAACGGCGACTGGGCGGTCATCCACCGCTGCCGCCGATGCGGGGCGCTCTCATCCAACGGAATCGCGGCGGATGACAATCCTATGAAGCTGCTTTCAATCGCAATGAAGCCTGTGGCGCTCCCGCCGTTCCCACTGGAAAAGGTGGAGGAGATGACCGACCTGATGGCGGGCGATGGAAAGTTGAAGGTATAA
- the pyrE gene encoding orotate phosphoribosyltransferase, whose amino-acid sequence MAVDVLAILKETGALLEGHFLLSSGRHSDRYAQNAQLLQYPDKAAAVLGVVADKLKDMDIDVLVGPAMGGIIVAYELGRQLGKRAIFTERENNVMTLRRGFAIQPGERVLITEDVVTTGKSSKETADVIEKCGGKLVGIACIVDRSQEEIFCPVFSAIRLDIANYDPASCPLCEAGAPVVKPGSRKF is encoded by the coding sequence ATGGCAGTGGACGTACTTGCGATTTTGAAGGAGACAGGGGCTTTGCTGGAGGGGCACTTTTTGCTGTCCTCGGGCCGGCACAGCGACCGCTACGCGCAGAACGCGCAGCTGCTGCAGTACCCCGATAAGGCCGCCGCGGTGCTGGGCGTGGTGGCGGATAAACTCAAGGATATGGATATCGACGTGCTGGTAGGCCCGGCCATGGGCGGCATCATCGTAGCCTACGAGCTGGGCCGCCAGCTGGGCAAGCGCGCCATCTTCACCGAGCGCGAAAACAACGTGATGACCCTGCGCCGCGGCTTTGCCATCCAGCCGGGCGAGCGGGTGCTCATCACCGAGGACGTGGTTACCACGGGCAAATCCTCCAAGGAGACGGCGGACGTCATTGAAAAGTGCGGCGGCAAGCTGGTGGGCATCGCCTGCATCGTGGACCGCAGCCAAGAAGAGATCTTCTGCCCGGTGTTTTCCGCCATCCGCCTGGATATCGCCAATTACGATCCCGCCTCCTGCCCGCTGTGCGAAGCCGGCGCGCCCGTGGTCAAACCGGGCAGCCGCAAGTTTTAA
- a CDS encoding dihydroorotate dehydrogenase gives MLDITLCGKTLKNPVIAASGTFGFGQEYSSFFDVSRLGGISSKGLTLHPRYGNSGRRIFETASGLINSIGLQNPGVEAFLSDELPRMRALGTAILANVGGGSIEEYVQGCALVDASSVDFIELNISCPNVKHGGMAFGIREDTAYEVVQKVRACVSNKPLIVKLSPNAQDIVRMAEACARAGADALSLVNTFQAMAVDWRARKPVFDNVTAGLSGPCIKPIALRMVYEVCRAVDIPVIGMGGIACAEDALEFICAGATCVQVGSANFTRPDAALRIIEKMETLLRQQGIAHVNELRGCIRA, from the coding sequence ATGCTTGATATAACGCTCTGTGGCAAGACGCTCAAAAACCCCGTGATCGCCGCCTCGGGCACATTTGGCTTTGGCCAGGAGTACAGTTCGTTTTTCGATGTCTCCCGCCTGGGGGGCATCTCCTCCAAGGGCCTGACGCTGCACCCCCGCTACGGCAACAGCGGCCGCCGCATCTTTGAGACGGCAAGCGGCCTGATCAACAGCATCGGCCTGCAGAATCCCGGGGTGGAGGCGTTTTTATCGGACGAGCTGCCCCGCATGCGCGCGCTGGGCACCGCCATACTGGCAAATGTGGGGGGCGGCAGCATCGAGGAGTACGTGCAGGGGTGCGCACTGGTGGACGCCTCAAGCGTGGACTTTATCGAGCTGAACATCTCCTGCCCCAACGTCAAGCACGGGGGCATGGCCTTCGGTATCCGGGAGGACACCGCCTACGAGGTGGTGCAAAAGGTGCGCGCCTGTGTCAGCAACAAGCCGCTGATCGTCAAGCTCTCGCCCAACGCGCAGGACATCGTGCGCATGGCCGAGGCCTGCGCACGCGCGGGGGCGGACGCCCTGTCGCTCGTCAATACCTTCCAGGCCATGGCGGTGGACTGGCGGGCGAGAAAGCCCGTGTTCGACAACGTGACGGCGGGGCTCTCGGGCCCCTGCATCAAGCCCATCGCGCTGCGCATGGTCTACGAGGTGTGCCGGGCGGTGGACATCCCGGTGATCGGCATGGGCGGCATCGCGTGCGCAGAGGACGCGCTGGAGTTCATCTGCGCGGGCGCCACGTGCGTGCAGGTGGGCAGCGCGAATTTCACGCGGCCGGACGCCGCGCTGCGCATCATCGAAAAAATGGAGACGCTGCTCAGGCAGCAGGGCATTGCACACGTAAACGAGCTGCGCGGATGCATCCGCGCCTGA
- a CDS encoding dihydroorotate dehydrogenase electron transfer subunit: MPARYEEALILENAAVAQDVYCMRVRAHEAPAPGQFYMLRKPGSDTFLGRPISLFDAGGGSVSFLYEVRGHGTAQFAQMRAGDAICMLGPLGHGFDTARVRGRVALVAGGIGIAPLLYAAKQLEGCQADLYCGFRQASYALDAFRPHVRKICVATDSGAEGHHGFVTDLLDPAAYDVVLTCGPEVMMRKVAGMCARAGTACFVSMERHMACGVGACLGCTCKTRSGAKCVCKDGPVFDAREVMADA, encoded by the coding sequence ATGCCTGCGCGCTATGAGGAGGCCCTGATTCTGGAAAACGCCGCGGTGGCGCAGGACGTCTACTGCATGCGCGTGCGCGCGCATGAAGCGCCCGCGCCCGGCCAGTTCTACATGCTGCGTAAACCGGGCAGCGATACCTTCCTGGGCCGTCCTATCAGCCTGTTTGACGCGGGGGGCGGCAGTGTGTCCTTTCTCTACGAGGTACGCGGCCATGGCACCGCGCAGTTTGCTCAAATGCGTGCGGGCGACGCGATCTGCATGCTGGGGCCGCTGGGCCACGGGTTTGACACAGCGCGCGTGCGCGGCCGCGTGGCACTGGTGGCGGGGGGCATCGGCATTGCGCCGCTGCTCTATGCGGCCAAACAGCTGGAGGGCTGCCAGGCGGACCTCTACTGCGGCTTTCGCCAGGCCAGCTACGCACTGGACGCCTTCCGGCCGCACGTGCGCAAAATCTGCGTCGCCACCGATTCGGGCGCGGAGGGGCACCACGGCTTTGTAACGGACCTACTGGACCCCGCCGCCTACGACGTGGTGCTTACCTGCGGGCCGGAGGTCATGATGCGCAAGGTGGCCGGCATGTGCGCCCGCGCGGGCACAGCGTGCTTTGTATCCATGGAGCGGCACATGGCCTGTGGCGTGGGCGCCTGCCTGGGCTGCACCTGTAAGACCCGCTCCGGCGCAAAGTGCGTCTGCAAGGACGGGCCGGTATTCGACGCGCGGGAGGTGATGGCGGATGCTTGA
- a CDS encoding carbamoyl phosphate synthase small subunit, which produces MTEFVQAHLVLADGTVLEGQSFGARGTSIGEVVFNTGMTGYQEVLTDASYYGQIVVQTYPLIGNYGINRDDMESRKSWVRGYVVRECCSEPSNFRVAMTLDTYLKQQGVIAICGINTRKLTKEIRDSGVINGAITTEYDMLNREKLLWDIQSYRVKDAIASVTCEGWERYACPGAQHHVVLLDLGYKHNIVQSLFSRKCSVTVVPAHMDVQEILAMKPDGIMLSNGPGDPAEDKEVIANVGALMDAGVPVFGICLGHQLAALAAGARTQKLKYGHRGANQPVRDLDQGRTYITSQNHGYAVVADSVDTRACHISHVNANDGTVEGIRYLERPCFTVQFHPEASAGPKDTAYLFDAFIAMMEGGSAHA; this is translated from the coding sequence ATGACAGAATTTGTACAGGCCCACTTGGTGCTGGCCGACGGCACCGTGCTGGAGGGGCAGTCCTTCGGCGCGCGCGGCACCAGCATCGGCGAGGTGGTCTTTAACACCGGCATGACCGGCTACCAGGAGGTGCTCACCGACGCGTCCTACTACGGGCAGATCGTGGTGCAGACCTATCCTTTGATCGGCAACTACGGTATCAACCGCGACGATATGGAGTCGCGCAAGAGCTGGGTTAGGGGATATGTAGTGCGCGAGTGCTGCAGCGAGCCCTCCAACTTCCGCGTGGCGATGACGCTGGACACCTATCTCAAGCAGCAGGGTGTCATCGCCATCTGTGGCATCAACACCCGCAAGCTCACCAAGGAAATCCGCGATTCGGGCGTGATCAACGGGGCGATCACCACCGAGTATGACATGCTCAACCGCGAAAAACTGCTGTGGGACATCCAGTCCTACCGCGTTAAAGATGCCATTGCCTCGGTGACGTGCGAGGGCTGGGAGCGCTACGCCTGCCCCGGTGCGCAGCATCACGTGGTGCTGCTGGATTTGGGCTACAAGCACAACATCGTGCAATCCCTCTTCAGCCGCAAGTGCAGCGTCACGGTGGTGCCCGCCCACATGGATGTGCAGGAGATCCTGGCCATGAAGCCCGATGGCATCATGCTCTCCAACGGCCCGGGCGATCCGGCCGAGGATAAGGAAGTGATCGCAAACGTGGGCGCGCTGATGGACGCGGGGGTGCCGGTGTTCGGCATCTGCCTGGGGCACCAGCTGGCAGCGCTCGCCGCCGGCGCGCGCACGCAAAAGCTCAAATACGGGCACCGCGGCGCCAACCAGCCGGTGCGCGACCTGGACCAGGGCCGCACCTACATCACCAGCCAAAATCACGGCTACGCGGTGGTGGCGGACAGCGTGGATACGCGCGCCTGCCACATCAGCCACGTCAATGCAAACGACGGCACCGTCGAAGGCATCCGCTATCTCGAGCGGCCCTGCTTTACGGTGCAGTTCCATCCCGAGGCTAGCGCCGGCCCCAAGGATACGGCGTACCTGTTTGACGCCTTTATCGCCATGATGGAAGGGGGAAGCGCGCATGCCTAA
- a CDS encoding DUF1836 domain-containing protein has translation MQWEQMVMDQVAQLTDIDMVRAESIPQIDLYMEQVLAFFDKQLDPKRNMAETFALTKTMVNNYVKAGVLPPARKRKYGHDHMIRLLYVTLLKSVLSIQEIGQMLALTPDASDPAQQERTYEVFRQMVDGYRAWFHKHTQHRIEQVHAHLAANGPVDVRQEQMLFLALTAMEATAQKALCVELLKQLPHPQKPAKK, from the coding sequence ATGCAGTGGGAACAGATGGTGATGGATCAGGTTGCGCAGCTGACGGATATCGACATGGTGCGCGCTGAAAGTATTCCGCAGATTGATTTGTATATGGAGCAGGTGCTGGCGTTTTTTGATAAGCAGCTGGACCCCAAACGCAACATGGCCGAGACGTTTGCCCTGACCAAGACCATGGTCAACAACTACGTCAAGGCGGGGGTGCTGCCTCCGGCGCGCAAGCGTAAGTATGGGCACGACCACATGATCAGGCTGCTGTACGTGACGCTGCTCAAATCCGTGCTGTCTATCCAGGAGATCGGGCAGATGCTGGCGCTGACGCCGGACGCGTCCGACCCCGCGCAGCAGGAGCGCACCTATGAGGTGTTCCGCCAGATGGTGGACGGCTACCGCGCGTGGTTCCACAAGCATACCCAGCACCGCATCGAGCAGGTGCACGCGCATTTGGCGGCCAATGGCCCGGTGGATGTGCGTCAGGAACAGATGCTGTTTCTGGCGCTCACCGCCATGGAGGCCACCGCACAGAAGGCGCTGTGCGTGGAGCTGCTCAAGCAGCTGCCCCATCCGCAAAAGCCAGCAAAGAAATGA
- the carB gene encoding carbamoyl-phosphate synthase large subunit — protein sequence MPKRADIKKVLVIGSGPIVIGQAAEFDYAGTQACRALAEEGIEVVLINSNPATIMTDKAMADKVYIEPLVPEVVKKIIRMEKPDSILPTLGGQTGLNLAMTLAEEGFLQQQGVKLLGANPETIKKAEDRQSFKDTMLAIGEPCIPSEVVHSVEHALRFAEEIGYPVIVRPAYTLGGSGGGIAADARALREICAGGLRLSPIHQVLIEKCIAGWKEIEYEVMRDGKGNVITVCNMENIDPVGIHTGDSIVVAPSQTLTDREYQMLRSSALNIITELGIEGGCNVQFALFPDSFEYAVIEVNPRVSRSSALASKATGYPIAKVAAKIAIGYSLDEIPNMITGKTCACFEPALDYCVVKFPRWPFDKFVYAEKTLGTQMKATGEVMAIGQSFELAVMKAVHSIELGMETLSLDTLAQKSDEQIVALLHQQDDQRIFVVYEAIKRGVPFDTIFGITMIDKWFLAKLRNLAQMELSLSQEPLTLEKYRAAKRMGFLDKTIARLSGQPLPEKQYATYKMVDTCAAEFAAQTPYFYAAFDGDDNEALEYIQSHPTDKKKVIVFGSGPIRIGQGIEFDYCCVHCAWALRDKGIEAIIANNNPETVSTDFDTGDRLYFDPLNAEYVASLIQTEQPWGVVVQFGGQTAIKLTRFLKDMGVRILGTSADAIDEAEDRERFDALLERCGIPRPQGTTVFTTEEALAAARKLGYPVLLRPSYVLGGQNMIIAHNDEDVKEYMTIITAHALENPVLIDKYLMGTETEVDAICDGEDYLIPGIMEHVERAGIHSGDSISIYPAQTLSKRVQDTIVDYTARLARALRVVGLMNIQYVVYRDEVYVIEVNPRSSRTVPYISKVTGVPMVDIATHCMLGEKLRDMGYGTGLYQKSDMIAIKVPVFSFEKLRDVDSQLGPEMKSTGEVLGVAKTREDAMLKGLVASGMKLKHEGGVLIAVRDADMQEMVPIAHKFYDQGFKIYASARMASRLIENMIPANSVRGLDEGEPNMLSLLESGRVDYLISTSDHGRQPQRNSVKLRRRAIERGIACLTAVDTARVVADCLGQKKHVEDIDMVDMAAL from the coding sequence ATGCCTAAACGTGCAGATATCAAAAAGGTGCTGGTGATCGGCTCCGGCCCTATCGTCATCGGCCAAGCGGCGGAGTTCGACTACGCGGGCACGCAGGCATGCCGCGCGCTTGCCGAGGAGGGCATCGAGGTGGTGCTCATCAACTCCAACCCCGCCACCATCATGACCGACAAGGCCATGGCAGACAAGGTGTACATCGAGCCGCTGGTGCCCGAGGTGGTCAAAAAGATCATCCGCATGGAGAAGCCCGACAGCATCCTGCCCACGCTGGGCGGCCAGACCGGCCTGAACCTGGCGATGACGCTTGCCGAGGAGGGGTTTTTGCAGCAGCAGGGGGTCAAGCTGTTGGGCGCCAACCCCGAGACCATCAAAAAGGCGGAGGACCGCCAGAGCTTTAAAGATACCATGCTGGCCATCGGCGAGCCGTGCATCCCCTCGGAGGTGGTGCACTCGGTGGAGCACGCCCTGCGCTTTGCAGAGGAGATCGGCTACCCCGTGATCGTGCGCCCCGCTTACACCCTGGGCGGCTCGGGCGGCGGCATCGCGGCGGACGCGCGCGCCCTGCGTGAGATCTGCGCCGGCGGCCTGCGCCTCTCGCCGATTCACCAGGTATTGATTGAGAAGTGCATCGCGGGCTGGAAGGAGATCGAGTACGAGGTGATGCGCGATGGCAAGGGCAACGTCATCACCGTCTGCAATATGGAAAACATCGACCCCGTGGGCATCCACACCGGCGATTCCATCGTGGTGGCGCCCTCCCAGACGCTCACCGACAGGGAGTACCAGATGCTGCGCTCCTCGGCGCTGAACATCATCACGGAGCTGGGCATCGAGGGGGGCTGCAACGTGCAGTTCGCGCTCTTCCCCGATAGCTTTGAGTACGCCGTCATCGAGGTCAACCCGCGCGTTTCCCGTTCGTCTGCGCTGGCCTCCAAGGCCACGGGTTACCCCATCGCCAAGGTGGCGGCCAAAATCGCCATTGGGTACAGCCTCGATGAGATTCCCAATATGATCACGGGCAAAACCTGCGCCTGCTTTGAGCCCGCGCTGGATTACTGCGTGGTCAAGTTTCCGCGCTGGCCCTTTGATAAGTTCGTCTACGCGGAAAAGACGCTGGGCACCCAGATGAAGGCCACCGGCGAGGTGATGGCCATCGGCCAGAGCTTTGAGCTTGCGGTGATGAAGGCGGTGCACTCCATCGAGCTGGGCATGGAGACCCTCTCGCTCGATACGTTGGCGCAAAAGAGCGATGAACAGATCGTGGCACTGCTGCACCAGCAGGACGACCAGCGCATCTTTGTGGTGTACGAGGCCATCAAGCGGGGCGTGCCCTTTGACACCATCTTTGGCATCACCATGATCGACAAGTGGTTCCTGGCCAAGCTGCGCAACCTGGCGCAGATGGAGCTTTCCCTTTCGCAGGAGCCGCTCACGCTGGAAAAATACCGCGCGGCCAAGCGCATGGGCTTTTTGGATAAGACCATCGCGCGCCTCAGCGGCCAGCCGCTCCCCGAAAAGCAGTACGCCACCTACAAAATGGTGGATACCTGCGCGGCGGAGTTTGCGGCGCAAACGCCCTACTTTTACGCGGCCTTTGACGGGGACGATAACGAAGCGCTGGAATACATCCAGTCCCACCCCACGGATAAAAAGAAGGTGATCGTCTTCGGCTCCGGCCCCATCCGCATCGGGCAGGGCATTGAGTTTGACTACTGCTGCGTGCACTGCGCCTGGGCGCTGCGCGACAAGGGCATCGAGGCCATCATCGCCAACAACAATCCCGAGACGGTGTCCACAGATTTTGACACGGGCGACCGGCTGTACTTTGATCCCCTCAACGCCGAGTACGTGGCGTCCCTGATCCAGACCGAGCAGCCCTGGGGCGTGGTGGTGCAGTTTGGCGGGCAGACCGCTATCAAGCTGACCCGTTTCCTCAAGGATATGGGGGTGCGCATTTTGGGCACCAGTGCCGACGCCATCGACGAGGCGGAGGATCGCGAGCGCTTTGATGCGCTGCTGGAGCGCTGCGGCATCCCGCGCCCGCAGGGCACCACGGTGTTTACCACAGAGGAAGCGCTGGCAGCTGCGCGTAAATTGGGCTATCCGGTGCTGCTTCGCCCCTCCTACGTGCTGGGCGGGCAGAACATGATCATCGCCCACAACGACGAGGACGTCAAGGAGTACATGACCATCATCACCGCGCACGCGCTGGAGAACCCCGTGCTGATCGATAAGTACCTGATGGGCACCGAAACCGAGGTGGACGCCATCTGCGATGGGGAGGACTACCTCATCCCGGGCATCATGGAGCACGTGGAGCGCGCGGGCATCCATTCGGGCGACTCCATCTCCATCTATCCGGCGCAGACCCTCTCCAAGCGCGTGCAGGACACCATTGTGGACTACACCGCGCGCCTGGCGCGGGCGCTGCGCGTGGTGGGGTTGATGAACATCCAGTACGTAGTGTATCGAGACGAGGTGTACGTCATCGAGGTCAACCCCCGTTCCTCGCGCACCGTGCCCTACATCAGCAAGGTGACCGGCGTGCCCATGGTGGATATCGCCACCCACTGCATGCTGGGGGAGAAGCTCAGGGACATGGGCTACGGCACGGGCCTCTATCAAAAGAGCGACATGATCGCCATCAAGGTGCCGGTGTTCAGCTTTGAAAAGCTGCGCGATGTGGACAGCCAGCTGGGGCCGGAGATGAAGTCCACCGGAGAGGTGCTGGGCGTGGCAAAGACGCGTGAGGACGCCATGCTCAAGGGATTGGTGGCCTCGGGGATGAAGCTCAAACACGAGGGCGGCGTGCTCATCGCTGTGCGCGACGCGGACATGCAGGAGATGGTGCCCATCGCCCATAAGTTCTACGACCAGGGCTTTAAGATTTACGCCTCGGCGCGCATGGCCTCGCGCCTGATCGAAAACATGATCCCCGCAAACTCTGTGCGCGGGCTGGACGAGGGGGAGCCCAACATGCTCTCGCTGCTGGAATCAGGCAGGGTGGATTATCTAATCTCCACATCGGATCACGGCCGGCAGCCGCAGCGCAACTCCGTCAAGCTGCGCCGGCGCGCCATCGAGCGGGGCATCGCCTGCCTGACGGCGGTGGATACCGCCCGCGTGGTGGCGGACTGCCTGGGCCAGAAGAAGCACGTCGAGGACATCGACATGGTGGATATGGCCGCGCTGTAA
- a CDS encoding DegV family protein produces MAQERIAIMTDSSCDLPQEIIDKMGIVMLPLRILYKEGEYRDRIEITAQQIYDRLAEEVPKSSLPMPEDIMRELDRLAEAGYTDVLYISISSGLSGTYNMVRNVAKEYTRLRLHVYDSLILSMGLGFQVLEAARTVAAGGGIEDALARIRLVHAQMEGMFVVKTLEYLRKGGRIGFVESAIGTLLRIMPVIGVGKTDGVYHTIVKARGRKQSVSALIDQFRQRYANKSIHVAVVHGDAEQEAYGILETVKSFARVVESMVVPVSPVLGVHTGPGLLGIIAYDA; encoded by the coding sequence ATGGCGCAAGAAAGAATTGCTATCATGACCGATTCCTCCTGCGATCTGCCGCAGGAGATCATCGACAAAATGGGCATTGTGATGCTGCCGCTGCGCATTCTCTATAAAGAGGGCGAGTATCGTGACCGCATCGAGATCACCGCCCAGCAGATTTACGACCGCCTGGCAGAGGAGGTGCCCAAATCCAGCCTGCCCATGCCAGAGGACATCATGCGCGAACTGGACCGCCTGGCAGAGGCGGGCTATACGGATGTGCTCTACATCTCCATTTCCTCCGGTCTGTCGGGCACCTACAACATGGTGCGCAATGTGGCCAAGGAGTACACCCGCCTGCGCCTGCACGTGTACGACAGTCTCATCCTCTCGATGGGGCTGGGCTTTCAGGTACTTGAGGCGGCGCGTACGGTGGCTGCGGGCGGCGGCATTGAGGACGCGCTTGCGCGCATCCGCCTGGTGCACGCGCAGATGGAGGGTATGTTCGTGGTCAAAACGCTGGAGTACCTGCGCAAGGGCGGGCGCATCGGCTTTGTGGAGAGCGCCATCGGCACCCTGCTGCGCATCATGCCGGTGATTGGCGTGGGCAAGACGGACGGCGTGTATCACACCATCGTCAAGGCGCGCGGGCGCAAGCAGTCGGTCAGCGCCCTCATCGACCAGTTCCGCCAGCGCTACGCCAACAAATCCATTCACGTGGCCGTGGTGCACGGCGACGCTGAGCAGGAGGCCTACGGCATCCTGGAGACCGTTAAGAGCTTTGCCCGGGTGGTGGAGAGCATGGTGGTGCCGGTCAGCCCCGTGCTGGGCGTGCACACAGGCCCCGGCCTGCTGGGCATCATCGCATACGACGCATAG
- a CDS encoding PadR family transcriptional regulator, with translation MDSQLLKGTLEMCVLHTLSDGALYGYEIMKIIQRVIPEVYDGSIYAVLRRLHAAGYTQIFWQESTGGPPRKYYQLTDMGRKRLLETRDNWRSLQLAVQKLGMA, from the coding sequence ATGGACAGCCAACTGCTCAAGGGGACTTTGGAGATGTGCGTGTTGCACACCCTCTCGGACGGCGCGCTCTACGGCTATGAGATTATGAAAATCATCCAGCGGGTGATACCCGAGGTGTACGATGGCTCCATCTACGCGGTGCTGCGCCGGCTTCACGCCGCGGGCTATACCCAGATCTTCTGGCAAGAGTCCACCGGCGGGCCGCCGCGCAAGTACTACCAGCTGACCGACATGGGGCGCAAGCGCCTGCTTGAGACGCGCGACAACTGGCGTAGCCTGCAGCTGGCCGTGCAAAAGCTGGGCATGGCATAA
- a CDS encoding RDD family protein yields MTQKEFMEQLASALLGKMSAQDAHDVLAEYRAFFQQGLSEGKTEQEVARALGEPARIVQALLDRDLPPIAEKAPMRPASCWRRFAAFTVDCALSALPLLPLMMGAALYASFDVRIALRAVVGFVQSAHGAATPWIAAAPVAWQLAALLGLCWFFLLTPLCMWLCKGRSLGQRLLGVRVAARDGGPPTFMQCLLREWAGKLALNVICAYFWWPLGLLPTLASLVLCLITREGITVWDLLAGTRVLPAGKRKAG; encoded by the coding sequence ATGACGCAAAAGGAATTCATGGAGCAGCTGGCCAGCGCGCTTTTGGGCAAGATGAGCGCCCAAGACGCGCACGACGTACTGGCTGAATACAGGGCGTTTTTTCAGCAGGGCTTGAGCGAGGGAAAAACGGAGCAGGAGGTTGCGCGCGCGCTGGGCGAGCCCGCGCGCATTGTGCAGGCCCTGCTGGACCGGGACCTGCCCCCCATTGCGGAAAAGGCGCCCATGCGTCCGGCATCGTGCTGGCGGCGCTTCGCCGCTTTTACAGTGGACTGCGCGCTTTCGGCGCTGCCGCTGCTGCCTTTGATGATGGGCGCCGCGCTCTATGCAAGCTTTGATGTGCGCATCGCGCTGCGCGCGGTGGTGGGCTTCGTCCAATCGGCGCATGGGGCAGCTACGCCCTGGATCGCCGCCGCGCCGGTTGCCTGGCAGCTCGCCGCGCTGCTTGGCCTGTGCTGGTTCTTTTTGCTGACTCCGCTGTGCATGTGGTTGTGCAAGGGCCGTTCGCTGGGCCAGAGGCTGCTGGGCGTGCGCGTGGCGGCGCGGGACGGCGGCCCGCCCACCTTTATGCAGTGCCTGCTGCGCGAATGGGCGGGCAAGCTGGCGCTCAACGTGATCTGCGCGTATTTCTGGTGGCCGCTGGGCCTGCTGCCCACCCTCGCTTCGCTGGTGCTGTGCCTGATCACACGCGAGGGTATCACCGTATGGGACCTGCTTGCCGGCACGCGGGTGCTGCCCGCCGGCAAGCGCAAAGCGGGGTGA
- a CDS encoding zinc ribbon domain-containing protein — protein MEKHAYVCPKCGNQSYVSDQFQATGGNFAKIFDVQNKKFITISCTQCGYTELYRAQTSTGWNILDFLLD, from the coding sequence ATGGAAAAACATGCCTATGTCTGCCCCAAATGCGGCAACCAATCCTACGTAAGCGACCAGTTCCAGGCTACGGGTGGCAACTTTGCCAAGATTTTTGATGTACAGAACAAAAAGTTTATCACTATCAGCTGCACCCAGTGCGGCTACACGGAACTGTACCGCGCACAGACCAGCACAGGCTGGAACATTTTGGACTTTCTCTTGGACTAA